GCCGCCCACCACACCGGGACGCAGCTTCTTGCGGTCCTGAACCATGAACAGGCTGTGGTCCGGCAGACAGCCGATCACGCAGTTGGGGCCGTCGATGGTCAGCCGCCGGCAGGAGTGCTTGAGCTGCTTCAGCAGTTCGGCGTTGGGGTGAACGGCGATGTCGCTGTCCTGCAACGGGGTGATGACATGTTTGTATCCGCTCACATCCAGCCCCAGACGGGTCTGGGTAAAGTGCAGGATGTGGGTGAACACCTCCGAATCGCTCTGGTAGCCCGAGTATCCGGGAAAGTTGCGGGACAGCAGAAACTCCCGGATCGGCGTGAAGGCCGTGCACTCGCCGTTGGTCATGGAGGCGTAGCCCTGAATGAAAAATGGATGGCAGGCATACAGGTTGATGGCGTAGTTGGTGTTCTGCCGCCCCTGGGCCATGATGACCCGCGCATGCAGCTCTTTGCGGTCCAGTTTCAGGTATTGGGCCACCTGCAGGGGATCGCCGATCTCCTTGAGCATGATGACGTCCGGCCAGAAGGAAAAGACGATCATGTCGCCCTTTTCTTCGCCCATGGCCCGGAGCTGAAGACGAATCTTCAGCAGCCTGTCGTACAGGACCTCGGTGGGTTCGTCGTCCCACTCTTCCGGATATTCATAGGCCCGGATCAGGTAGACATCGCGCTTGGGAACGCCGGGGGGCGGATTCTTGGGAACCTTGATGGTAATCTTGTACTTGGTCATGAACCCGATATCCATCATGAAGGCATCCAGGCGCCGGAGGCCCTCCTCGCTGAAGATGCCCGAGAGAATCGGGGCATCCTTGATCTCTTCGAAAGGGCCGCTCAAATCCCTTAAAAACAGACCGACACCGGATCCATCGTGGCCTTCCCGCATGACGTCCATGGCTTCCAGGGCAATCATGGGGGAGACGGGGGTCTCGCTGGTCATGGCAAACAGTCGGCACATGGTTGACGCTCTCCTTTTAACCGCCGGGGGTAGAAAATCCGGCACTGACGCGTCAATGCCGGACTCGAAAGAAAGACTTGTTTTTTCGATCCAGAATAATTTTTTGCAAGCTTTGTACCGTATCACATAATTAGCGAATTTCCAATGCCATCCTAACACGATCCACCCATTTCCCTCGGGGTTGCCCTATCATTTTTAACAAAATTGAAATAAAATCGAATCAGAAACTACAAAATTGAAATCATTGCCGGCCGTGGATGGCACCTTACGTAAACCATCGAAAAAATAACGATCTTGGCAATATTGGTCAAATCTGCTAATTTTTATTTAAATTGGCTTCCTCATTTTTCGGTTGGCCAGCGGTCGACGCTGCCCGCGGGGAGAGAGCCTTTGCGATCACCACCGTGATAAGGATGGATGCCGCCCGATGAACGGCTCCCACGACATACTGACGGAAAAGCAGCAAGACCAATGGACCGTCTTCTGCCATAAGGTTCAGGCCATGGGCAACCCTTTCGACCCCGAATCGGAAGGCGCCCGGCTATTGAATGCGGCCTTCGCCTTCAGCGACTTCGTGGCAGCCGGTTGCATTCACCACCCGGACACAGCCCTGGATCTGATCGACAGCGGCGACCTGCTCGCCCCCTACGATGACGACCGGATGGCCGTTACGCTGAATTCGCGGCTTCGAACGATAGCGGAAACCGGGCCGGACAACACCATCCATGCTCTTCTGGCCACCCTGAAACCGGCCCTGCGAACCTTCCGGAGGCGGGAAATGGTGCGCATTGCCGTCCGGGACCTGACCGGCCTGAGCGACCTGGATGAAACCATGGCCGATCTTTCCGCCCTGGCGCGGGCGGCCATCGACGGGGCTCTGGACCTGTTGTACGCCGTGCATTGTGCCGAGGAAGGGGTCCCGCAGAACAGCCAGGGCGCCCGGCAGCGACTGGTGGTCCTCGG
This window of the uncultured Desulfosarcina sp. genome carries:
- a CDS encoding glutamate synthase, with amino-acid sequence MCRLFAMTSETPVSPMIALEAMDVMREGHDGSGVGLFLRDLSGPFEEIKDAPILSGIFSEEGLRRLDAFMMDIGFMTKYKITIKVPKNPPPGVPKRDVYLIRAYEYPEEWDDEPTEVLYDRLLKIRLQLRAMGEEKGDMIVFSFWPDVIMLKEIGDPLQVAQYLKLDRKELHARVIMAQGRQNTNYAINLYACHPFFIQGYASMTNGECTAFTPIREFLLSRNFPGYSGYQSDSEVFTHILHFTQTRLGLDVSGYKHVITPLQDSDIAVHPNAELLKQLKHSCRRLTIDGPNCVIGCLPDHSLFMVQDRKKLRPGVVGGRPGRYAFSSEICGLDYAVPDRDKSQDFQPMHLDTVIVGPQRQEVSVCSQTQPLALLH